The Elusimicrobiota bacterium genome window below encodes:
- a CDS encoding serine hydroxymethyltransferase: protein MLEALMKTDPEIYKAVYQETRRQEEGLELIASENYVSEAVLAALGSSLTNKYAEGYPGKRYYGGCEFVDVCEELAITRVKKLYRAEHANVQPHSGTQANLTAYFSVLTPGEKILSLALDHGGHLSHGHPLNLAGRLFQIAPIKVDPKTETIDYAEAAKIAQKEKPKMIVAGASNYSRTLDWKRFREIADSVGAYLLCDMAHYAGLIAAGIYPNPTPHAHFVTSTTHKTLRGPRGGFILSTSALAANLDKTNFPGNQGGPLMHVIAAKAVCFTEAMGDPFKKYQTQVLHNARLLAKLLEQRGFRIVAGGTDCHLFSADLRGKNVTGKEAESLLHKAGITVNKNTIPYDPQKPVIASGIRIGTPAVTTRGMGPKEMEAIAAWIDEAVMAKDNDSKLKSIKDEVAKLCQDFPVYQQRIKNMEELLPAEVKL from the coding sequence ATGCTCGAGGCGCTGATGAAAACCGATCCGGAAATTTACAAAGCCGTTTATCAGGAGACCCGCCGTCAGGAGGAAGGCCTTGAGCTCATCGCCAGCGAAAACTACGTTTCGGAAGCCGTCCTGGCGGCGTTGGGCTCAAGTTTGACCAACAAATACGCCGAAGGATACCCCGGCAAGCGCTATTACGGCGGCTGCGAATTCGTGGACGTTTGCGAGGAATTGGCCATCACCCGGGTCAAAAAGCTTTATCGAGCGGAGCACGCCAATGTGCAGCCGCATTCGGGCACCCAAGCCAACCTGACCGCCTATTTCTCGGTGTTGACCCCGGGCGAAAAAATCCTCTCGCTGGCTTTGGATCACGGCGGACATCTCAGCCACGGCCATCCGCTGAATCTGGCGGGGCGGCTTTTCCAAATCGCCCCTATCAAAGTGGACCCTAAAACCGAAACCATCGATTACGCCGAGGCGGCCAAAATCGCCCAAAAAGAAAAGCCCAAAATGATCGTAGCCGGAGCGTCCAATTATTCGCGGACATTGGACTGGAAGCGTTTCCGCGAAATCGCGGATTCCGTAGGCGCTTACCTTCTCTGCGACATGGCTCATTACGCGGGCTTGATCGCCGCGGGCATTTATCCCAACCCCACGCCCCACGCCCACTTCGTCACCTCGACGACGCACAAAACATTGCGCGGCCCCAGGGGCGGATTCATTTTATCCACTTCGGCCCTGGCCGCTAATTTGGACAAAACGAATTTCCCCGGCAATCAAGGCGGCCCCTTGATGCATGTGATCGCGGCCAAAGCGGTTTGCTTCACGGAAGCGATGGGCGACCCTTTCAAAAAATATCAAACCCAGGTTCTCCACAACGCCCGCCTGCTGGCCAAGCTTCTGGAGCAGAGGGGATTCCGCATCGTGGCCGGAGGCACGGATTGCCATCTCTTCAGCGCCGATTTGCGGGGCAAAAACGTCACCGGGAAAGAGGCCGAGTCTCTCCTTCATAAGGCGGGAATCACGGTCAATAAAAACACCATCCCCTACGATCCCCAAAAACCCGTGATCGCCAGCGGCATCAGAATCGGCACCCCGGCCGTCACCACCCGCGGCATGGGCCCCAAGGAAATGGAGGCCATCGCCGCGTGGATCGACGAAGCGGTCATGGCCAAAGACAATGACTCCAAATTGAAATCCATCAAGGACGAGGTCGCCAAGCTCTGCCAGGATTTTCCCGTTTATCAACAGCGCATTAAAAACATGGAAGAGCTCCTGCCGGCTGAGGTCAAGTTGTAA
- the upp gene encoding uracil phosphoribosyltransferase has product MKGVHLVRHPILGQHVAELRSKKTESRDFRWHLKEAARILLLEALAGAPVKSAFVETPLAKTKGLTLAMPVVLVAILRAGLGMVDGMAELLPDAILGHIGLFRDERTLKPVHYYSKIPNIAPGAWTFLVDPMLATGGSAVYAVDLLRKHGAKTVKMISLIASQAGVDILRKAHPNVDLYVAAVDKVLNDNGYIVPGLGDCGDRLFSTL; this is encoded by the coding sequence ATGAAGGGCGTTCATCTTGTCCGCCACCCTATTTTGGGCCAACACGTGGCCGAACTGCGCTCCAAAAAAACAGAATCACGCGATTTCCGCTGGCATTTGAAAGAGGCGGCCCGCATCCTGCTCCTGGAGGCGCTGGCGGGGGCGCCCGTTAAAAGCGCCTTCGTCGAAACCCCCCTGGCCAAAACCAAAGGACTGACGCTGGCCATGCCCGTTGTGCTGGTGGCCATCTTGCGGGCGGGTTTAGGCATGGTCGACGGCATGGCCGAGCTTTTGCCCGACGCCATCTTGGGGCACATCGGCCTGTTTCGAGATGAACGCACGTTAAAGCCGGTGCATTACTATTCCAAAATCCCGAACATCGCGCCCGGAGCTTGGACGTTTTTGGTCGATCCCATGCTGGCCACCGGCGGCTCGGCCGTCTACGCCGTCGATCTTTTAAGGAAACACGGCGCCAAAACGGTCAAAATGATTTCCCTCATCGCCTCGCAAGCGGGCGTCGATATCCTGCGCAAAGCGCACCCTAACGTGGATCTTTATGTCGCTGCCGTGGATAAGGTGTTAAACGACAACGGCTATATTGTTCCGGGCCTGGGCGATTGCGGCGACCGGCTCTTCAGCACACTTTAA
- a CDS encoding 4a-hydroxytetrahydrobiopterin dehydratase: protein MAGLNKEHCVPCRVGAPLLPDADIARLNQEIPDWRVIEAEGIKRLDRVFKFSDFAQALAFVNKVAQAAEEEGHHPALLLEWGQVTVTWWTHKIRGLHQNDFVMAAKTDGLYRG, encoded by the coding sequence ATGGCTGGATTAAACAAAGAACATTGCGTTCCTTGCCGGGTGGGCGCTCCTCTCTTGCCCGACGCTGACATTGCGCGATTGAATCAAGAGATTCCGGATTGGCGGGTGATCGAGGCCGAGGGCATCAAACGCCTCGATCGTGTTTTTAAATTTTCGGATTTCGCGCAGGCATTGGCCTTCGTCAATAAAGTGGCGCAAGCGGCCGAAGAAGAGGGCCATCATCCCGCTCTTCTTTTGGAATGGGGCCAGGTGACGGTCACATGGTGGACGCATAAAATCCGCGGGCTCCATCAGAACGATTTTGTCATGGCCGCGAAAACGGACGGGCTTTATCGCGGTTAA
- a CDS encoding permease, translated as MDKRDPICGMEGRLAAHDEVFCSIHCLRAFEAKKSLVKTEPVNIAARRWRRFFTPAVYFACAVVLFGGFFIDPLHAAQASFWGYLRLIGPAFALGLLIASIVDVFIPKELISSALGRGGWSDVVKGSALGFAASSCSHGCLVIAVELYKKGASPAAFLSFLMASPWASLPTTVLLIRLFGQKGLLIVGLAFVISIVTGLAVAALWRRGLIEANPYGKVRTNKGPWTLLREEFHVNKKPAVLWPRLRDAFLSLTGMTLPWISLGILLSAVISAHFGHWIGGYMGRGATGPLAALVAASAIEICSEGSSPVAFEIYRQTAALGSAFVFLQAGVVTDFTEISLVAANAGKKTALAMVAVALPQTLLAGYLLNLL; from the coding sequence ATGGATAAGCGCGATCCGATTTGCGGCATGGAAGGCCGCTTGGCGGCCCATGACGAAGTCTTTTGTTCCATCCATTGCCTGCGCGCATTCGAAGCCAAAAAATCTCTGGTCAAAACCGAACCCGTCAACATAGCGGCCCGGCGTTGGCGGCGTTTTTTCACGCCGGCCGTTTATTTCGCTTGCGCCGTTGTTCTTTTCGGCGGCTTCTTCATCGATCCTCTTCACGCGGCCCAAGCGTCCTTCTGGGGATACCTCCGCCTGATTGGTCCGGCTTTTGCCCTGGGCCTTCTCATCGCCTCTATTGTGGATGTTTTTATTCCCAAAGAACTGATTTCCTCAGCCTTGGGCCGAGGCGGATGGAGTGATGTCGTCAAAGGCTCGGCCCTGGGCTTTGCCGCATCGTCGTGTTCGCACGGATGCCTGGTCATTGCCGTTGAGCTTTATAAAAAAGGGGCGTCGCCGGCCGCTTTCCTGTCTTTTCTCATGGCTTCACCCTGGGCGTCATTGCCGACCACGGTGCTGCTGATACGCCTCTTCGGACAAAAAGGCCTGCTGATCGTCGGGCTCGCGTTTGTCATTTCCATCGTCACGGGACTGGCGGTTGCGGCCCTTTGGCGGCGAGGCTTGATCGAAGCCAATCCCTACGGGAAGGTTCGAACGAACAAAGGACCCTGGACGCTGTTGAGGGAAGAATTCCACGTCAATAAAAAACCGGCTGTGCTGTGGCCCCGGTTAAGGGATGCGTTCCTCAGCCTGACGGGGATGACGTTGCCCTGGATTTCCCTGGGCATTTTATTATCAGCCGTCATCAGCGCCCATTTCGGGCATTGGATCGGCGGCTATATGGGCCGGGGCGCCACAGGCCCCTTGGCCGCGCTCGTCGCAGCGAGCGCCATTGAAATTTGCTCGGAGGGATCGTCCCCGGTCGCTTTCGAAATCTACCGGCAAACAGCGGCTTTGGGCAGCGCTTTTGTCTTTCTTCAAGCCGGCGTGGTCACGGATTTCACGGAAATCAGCCTGGTTGCGGCCAATGCCGGCAAAAAAACCGCGTTGGCCATGGTCGCCGTGGCCCTGCCCCAAACGCTGCTGGCCGGTTACCTGTTGAATCTTCTCTGA
- a CDS encoding PBP1A family penicillin-binding protein, whose amino-acid sequence MMGRRRRFTKKFKQALRALIAIVVVILAGLIFYADRKLSKLVLGGLGEAFPTKVYAAPFILGEGVHISPDRLIERLKRLGYRQTHAPLSAPGDYALDQTLIHIYVRGFELPIIAQQPALVSLTPNNDNGWTIIGPDGGLQTQIAFEPELIAELSGRQKIRRDPAAAKDIPRRLKLAVVAAEDRRFYRHWGIDPAAIARALWMNLVKGRAMQGGSTITQQLAKNIILTPKRTLWRKAAEAAVAGYLELRYDKDEILAMYLNHIYMGQDGHVSIAGVRAAAQFYFSKNLSELTLAESATLAAIIPSPYRFNPLRDPGIARTRRNRVLSLMHKEEWISQDEFKSAAAEPMTARPSRLGDESANEYAYFTAELLRDLLERFSEEQLFRLGLTIHTTMDPLMQIAAQRAVARARHQAALTAIDPHTGRILALAGGKDFRQSQFNRATQAARQPGSAFKPFVYAAALEKGWTMISPLLDEPRRYPKGANGGFWEPKNYDGVYRGTVTVRQALALSLNAATLDLARRVGPSAVARLARGLGITSPLEENLGLALGVSQVTLLEMTAAYAAFANGGFRVKPHLISAILDAEGRTLEFTAFERESVLSPAASYLMSAMLESVVAEGTAKSLSLWFGNRPAAGKTGTTNDGRDAWFIGFTPQLAAGVWAGHDEHIPVNASGAKDALPLWAEFMSKMLQDYPEEKFTRPEGLVAKTVDPQTNLLAVAGCKQRREELFAPGTEPKTDCPLHKKGVVGWFYRLFGKE is encoded by the coding sequence ATGATGGGCCGGCGCCGGCGATTCACCAAAAAATTCAAACAAGCGTTGCGCGCCCTGATCGCGATCGTCGTCGTCATCCTGGCCGGGCTGATTTTCTATGCGGATCGCAAACTTTCGAAGCTTGTGCTGGGCGGTTTGGGGGAAGCGTTCCCAACCAAAGTGTATGCCGCTCCGTTTATTCTAGGAGAAGGCGTCCATATCTCCCCGGATCGATTGATCGAGCGCCTGAAGCGCCTGGGTTACAGGCAAACTCACGCCCCGTTATCGGCTCCGGGAGATTACGCTCTCGATCAAACGCTGATCCATATTTATGTCCGAGGTTTCGAACTGCCCATCATCGCGCAGCAGCCGGCTTTGGTGAGCTTGACTCCCAATAACGACAACGGCTGGACCATCATCGGACCCGACGGCGGCCTTCAAACTCAAATCGCCTTTGAACCCGAATTAATCGCCGAGCTTTCGGGCAGACAAAAAATCCGCCGCGATCCCGCCGCCGCCAAGGACATCCCCCGGCGCCTAAAATTAGCCGTCGTTGCGGCTGAAGATCGAAGATTTTACCGCCATTGGGGCATTGATCCGGCGGCCATTGCGCGGGCCCTTTGGATGAACTTGGTCAAGGGACGCGCCATGCAGGGCGGCAGCACCATCACCCAGCAATTGGCGAAAAACATCATCCTGACCCCCAAGCGCACGCTCTGGAGAAAGGCCGCGGAAGCGGCCGTGGCCGGCTACCTTGAACTGCGTTACGACAAAGATGAAATCCTGGCCATGTACCTTAATCACATTTACATGGGGCAAGACGGGCATGTCAGCATCGCGGGCGTCAGAGCAGCGGCCCAATTTTACTTCAGCAAAAATCTTTCGGAGCTGACCCTGGCCGAATCAGCGACGCTCGCCGCCATTATCCCCTCGCCCTATCGTTTTAACCCTTTGCGCGATCCGGGAATCGCCAGAACGCGCAGAAACCGCGTTCTATCCCTGATGCATAAAGAAGAATGGATTTCACAAGACGAATTTAAGTCGGCGGCGGCTGAACCCATGACGGCCCGGCCATCGCGCCTGGGGGATGAATCCGCCAATGAATACGCCTATTTCACCGCCGAATTGCTGCGCGACCTGCTGGAGCGCTTCAGCGAAGAACAACTCTTTCGCCTGGGACTGACCATCCATACGACCATGGACCCCTTGATGCAAATCGCGGCCCAGCGCGCCGTGGCCCGCGCCCGGCATCAGGCGGCGCTAACGGCCATCGATCCGCATACCGGACGCATCCTGGCCTTGGCCGGAGGCAAAGACTTCCGTCAAAGCCAATTCAACCGGGCGACGCAAGCCGCCCGGCAGCCGGGGAGCGCCTTCAAACCCTTCGTTTACGCGGCGGCGCTGGAAAAAGGCTGGACCATGATCAGCCCGTTGCTTGATGAGCCGCGGCGCTATCCCAAGGGAGCAAACGGCGGATTTTGGGAGCCTAAAAATTACGACGGCGTCTACCGGGGCACGGTGACCGTGCGCCAAGCGCTGGCTCTCTCCTTAAACGCGGCCACGCTTGATTTGGCGCGCCGGGTCGGCCCCTCGGCCGTCGCCCGCCTTGCTCGAGGGCTCGGGATCACCAGCCCGCTCGAAGAAAATCTTGGGCTGGCCCTCGGCGTGTCCCAGGTGACGCTCCTGGAAATGACCGCCGCGTATGCGGCGTTTGCCAACGGCGGGTTCCGCGTCAAACCCCATCTCATCAGCGCGATTTTAGACGCCGAAGGCCGCACGCTTGAGTTCACGGCCTTTGAACGCGAATCCGTTCTTAGTCCGGCCGCATCCTACCTTATGAGCGCGATGCTTGAAAGCGTGGTCGCGGAAGGGACGGCCAAGAGCTTGTCCCTTTGGTTCGGCAACAGACCCGCAGCCGGAAAAACGGGAACCACCAATGACGGCCGTGATGCTTGGTTTATCGGATTTACCCCGCAGTTGGCCGCCGGCGTTTGGGCGGGTCATGACGAGCATATACCCGTCAATGCTTCCGGCGCCAAAGACGCCCTCCCCCTCTGGGCCGAATTCATGAGCAAAATGCTTCAGGATTATCCGGAAGAAAAATTCACCCGGCCCGAAGGCTTGGTGGCCAAAACCGTGGATCCACAAACAAATCTGCTGGCCGTAGCCGGCTGCAAACAAAGACGCGAAGAACTTTTTGCTCCCGGCACAGAGCCTAAAACAGACTGCCCGCTGCATAAAAAAGGCGTGGTCGGATGGTTCTACCGGCTGTTCGGAAAAGAATGA